The following coding sequences are from one Megamonas funiformis window:
- a CDS encoding TonB-dependent receptor plug domain-containing protein: MLTKKRKSTLLTLSILMGLTSCTQASEVIQTPDVVVTATKTQQEVKAVPNAVEVITSEDIEQLGATDIYSALKLATNVDVSQIGAGHRLMVRGKNAGALVLLDGRRMSNEYSSMTRGAFDLDKINLSSVERIEIVRGAASAQYGADAESGVINIITKKSKEQSVTVGANTGTDVMNNYYRFDLGQQGKFNGVVNANFAKYRKREFVGGTGTNYFGPRTNYDFSGTYAFDDSNNLDFYIGYYDEKSKKITDYSSMGMGKSSTNYDKTNQDYSIAYNGKGDNSNYMIRAYYNRYDKEEYKGSKNNGYKQNTFDTLGIEAKNTVQAGDEHLLTYGVEYKNIGVEGPILALGEGNSKDNSAYAGYIQDEWFINDKILFIPAVRYDHDEQFGGKTTPKLGATYFLSDNSRIKANWGKSWRAPNLVELYAGQDHGFTTIYGNPDLRPEEATTWELGFEAEKDNNWLKLNYFNSKYDNLITYDKVNGKNTFINAQDAKTDGVEFEVGRQFNDNWSIRATSNWLNAKDSDGEKVSATADNISTLELDYDDNDINGYSAKLWNSWVSNYHYANENYDYNTLNFVVNKKFAFDDGRNGRIYAGVDNIGDKKIGDIYLEGRIWRVGAEITF; this comes from the coding sequence ATGCTAACAAAAAAACGTAAATCTACACTTTTAACTTTATCTATATTGATGGGATTGACAAGTTGCACGCAAGCCAGCGAAGTAATCCAAACACCAGATGTAGTGGTAACAGCTACAAAAACACAGCAAGAAGTGAAAGCTGTACCTAATGCAGTAGAAGTCATCACCAGTGAAGATATTGAACAATTAGGAGCAACAGATATTTATTCTGCTTTGAAATTGGCAACAAATGTTGATGTTTCTCAAATTGGTGCAGGTCATAGATTGATGGTCCGTGGGAAAAATGCAGGTGCATTAGTATTATTAGATGGCAGAAGAATGTCAAATGAATATTCATCAATGACTAGAGGAGCTTTTGATTTAGATAAGATAAATTTATCTAGTGTAGAACGCATTGAGATTGTTAGAGGTGCAGCCTCCGCTCAATATGGTGCAGATGCTGAAAGTGGAGTAATCAATATTATTACGAAAAAATCCAAAGAACAATCTGTAACTGTAGGAGCAAATACAGGAACTGATGTCATGAATAATTATTATCGTTTTGATTTAGGTCAGCAAGGTAAATTCAATGGGGTAGTGAATGCTAATTTTGCTAAATATCGTAAACGTGAATTTGTCGGTGGCACAGGGACAAATTATTTTGGACCTAGAACAAATTATGATTTTAGTGGAACGTATGCATTTGATGATAGTAATAATTTAGATTTTTATATAGGTTATTATGATGAAAAATCAAAGAAAATAACAGATTATTCTTCTATGGGAATGGGCAAAAGTTCTACAAATTATGATAAGACAAATCAAGATTATAGTATAGCTTATAATGGAAAAGGCGATAATAGTAATTATATGATTAGAGCTTATTATAATCGATATGATAAGGAAGAATATAAAGGCAGTAAAAATAATGGTTATAAGCAAAATACATTTGATACTTTAGGTATTGAAGCTAAAAATACAGTACAAGCAGGAGATGAGCATTTATTAACTTATGGTGTTGAATATAAAAATATAGGTGTAGAAGGTCCAATCTTAGCTTTAGGTGAAGGTAATAGCAAGGACAATTCTGCTTATGCTGGATATATTCAAGATGAATGGTTTATAAATGATAAAATTTTATTTATTCCAGCAGTAAGATATGACCATGATGAACAATTTGGCGGAAAAACAACACCAAAATTAGGGGCAACTTATTTTCTAAGTGATAATAGTCGTATAAAAGCGAATTGGGGTAAATCATGGAGAGCTCCGAATTTAGTGGAATTATATGCTGGGCAAGATCATGGTTTTACTACGATATATGGAAATCCAGATTTGAGACCAGAAGAAGCTACTACATGGGAATTAGGTTTTGAAGCTGAAAAAGATAATAATTGGTTGAAATTAAATTATTTTAATAGTAAATACGATAATTTAATAACATATGATAAGGTAAATGGAAAAAATACATTTATCAATGCTCAAGATGCCAAAACTGATGGCGTAGAATTTGAAGTAGGTCGCCAATTCAATGATAATTGGTCTATTAGAGCGACTAGTAATTGGCTTAATGCTAAAGATAGTGATGGGGAAAAAGTATCTGCGACAGCTGATAATATTTCCACTTTGGAATTGGATTATGATGATAATGATATTAATGGATATAGTGCTAAACTTTGGAATTCTTGGGTAAGTAATTATCATTATGCTAATGAAAATTATGATTATAATACTTTAAATTTTGTAGTAAATAAAAAATTCGCTTTTGATGATGGTCGAAATGGACGAATTTATGCAGGTGTAGATAATATTGGAGATAAAAAAATAGGAGATATTTATTTAGAAGGTAGAATTTG
- the hutW gene encoding heme anaerobic degradation radical SAM methyltransferase ChuW/HutW translates to MSKIREILDSLSTEQYKMMIGEKSCQPLTETFSKKRVVHPGANGQMVPPVKQQEIWLEYMQRKGDKSKKKAVYIHIPFCSQICLYCGFFQNYSNEERETMYVDRLIKQLLMAKEYKYVQDSVINAVFFGGGTPSTLSPYNADRLLKTMNEVLPLANDCEITMEARVHDLVDEKLQVWFKHGVNRISVGVQSFDTAIRQSMGRKDDKETVIENLKRAASYNQAVLIIDLIYGLPAQDVDNFVNDLKIADSLPIDGMDLYQLNVFEQSALKKAIDNGKIPPAATTKQQAKYLEAAISYLDELAYKRLSVCHWAKTNRERSMYNTLAKSGADVIPFGSGAGGFVGDISMFLNRDLQRYMNAIDEGKWPLMVLTKEAEGKVLFKDIQAQTENCMVNIQKLAQVYSEELLQLEEVLNIWVEYGLFEKCGHTYKMTVAGQFWQNNITQTIIELTQQLLMGKKSFEVQPIAAQG, encoded by the coding sequence ATGAGCAAAATAAGAGAAATATTAGATAGTCTATCAACTGAACAATATAAGATGATGATAGGGGAAAAATCTTGTCAGCCTTTGACGGAGACTTTTAGCAAAAAAAGAGTAGTTCATCCAGGGGCAAATGGACAGATGGTACCACCTGTAAAACAGCAAGAAATTTGGCTTGAATATATGCAAAGAAAAGGAGATAAAAGTAAAAAGAAAGCAGTATATATACACATTCCTTTTTGTAGTCAAATTTGTCTATATTGTGGTTTTTTCCAGAATTATTCTAATGAAGAACGCGAAACCATGTATGTAGATAGATTAATCAAGCAATTATTGATGGCAAAAGAATATAAATATGTACAAGATAGTGTGATCAATGCTGTATTTTTTGGTGGCGGAACACCATCTACATTATCGCCATATAATGCAGATAGATTATTAAAAACTATGAATGAAGTATTGCCACTTGCTAATGATTGCGAGATAACTATGGAAGCTCGTGTGCATGATTTAGTTGATGAAAAATTGCAAGTATGGTTTAAACATGGTGTAAATCGCATATCTGTGGGTGTACAATCTTTTGATACGGCTATCCGTCAAAGTATGGGACGCAAAGATGATAAAGAAACTGTTATTGAAAATCTCAAACGAGCTGCAAGTTATAATCAAGCAGTATTAATCATAGATTTGATTTATGGGTTACCTGCTCAAGATGTGGATAACTTTGTAAATGATTTAAAAATAGCAGATAGTTTGCCAATTGATGGTATGGATTTATATCAATTAAATGTATTTGAACAATCTGCATTAAAAAAAGCGATAGATAATGGCAAAATACCACCTGCGGCAACGACAAAACAGCAGGCAAAATATTTAGAAGCAGCTATTTCATATTTAGATGAATTAGCTTATAAACGATTGAGTGTCTGTCATTGGGCAAAAACAAATCGTGAACGCAGTATGTATAATACTTTGGCAAAATCAGGAGCTGATGTGATACCATTTGGTTCAGGGGCTGGCGGTTTTGTAGGAGATATTTCTATGTTTTTAAATAGAGATTTACAGCGTTATATGAATGCTATTGATGAAGGAAAATGGCCATTGATGGTTTTAACCAAAGAAGCAGAAGGCAAAGTTTTATTTAAGGATATTCAAGCACAGACTGAAAATTGTATGGTAAATATACAAAAATTAGCTCAAGTATATAGTGAAGAACTTTTACAATTAGAAGAAGTACTCAATATTTGGGTGGAATATGGTTTATTTGAAAAATGTGGCCATACTTATAAAATGACAGTTGCTGGTCAATTTTGGCAAAATAATATCACACAGACAATAATAGAACTTACACAACAATTATTGATGGGCAAAAAATCTTTTGAAGTTCAGCCAATAGCAGCACAAGGTTAA
- a CDS encoding flavodoxin family protein: MKSIVVYSSLTGNTKMVGEAIAEVLAPNCDIYKVEDNPDITGYDLVVVGFWVDKGTADAKASKFLKSIRNSKVAVYATLGAEPDSEHAKTSLQNGIDMLDSSNEIMGRFICQGKIDPKLLEAMKKMFGTKVSKENFHAVDEKRLERHRKASTHPDEQDLANAKKVFSEIKAKMSGEMNL, translated from the coding sequence ATGAAATCAATAGTAGTTTATTCTAGTTTAACAGGTAATACAAAAATGGTAGGAGAAGCTATTGCCGAAGTTTTAGCTCCGAATTGTGATATTTATAAAGTAGAAGATAATCCTGATATTACAGGTTATGATTTAGTTGTTGTAGGTTTTTGGGTGGACAAAGGAACAGCTGATGCAAAAGCTAGTAAATTTTTGAAATCCATTCGCAATAGTAAAGTGGCTGTATATGCTACGCTAGGAGCTGAACCAGATTCAGAACATGCAAAAACTAGTTTGCAAAATGGTATAGATATGTTAGATAGTTCTAATGAGATTATGGGAAGATTTATCTGCCAAGGAAAGATTGATCCCAAATTATTAGAAGCGATGAAAAAAATGTTTGGCACGAAAGTTTCTAAAGAAAATTTTCATGCAGTAGATGAAAAGCGTTTGGAACGTCATCGCAAAGCTAGTACACACCCTGATGAGCAAGATTTGGCTAATGCAAAGAAAGTATTTAGTGAGATTAAAGCAAAAATGAGTGGTGAAATGAATTTATGA
- a CDS encoding ABC transporter permease, which produces MNFLAVYMREMALLQKKMGKLGYIFSAVMFPIIYLFAFGMGIGPVMNNIHGGYLPFLAKGMLSITVMMNAFQQTSLSVSVGRFYFKTFQTLLLSPISAFQVILGITLAGVTRGFIAGGIIYIIAMVFFDVPMLSLWGFLGILLSAFCFGILGIAIGLWIKNPDALSSVINFIITPMTFFCGTFFPLYNLPDWLQIVVGILPLTLANNLLRTEVFSVYSLLDMIYLIIITLILLVISRYQLKNYNE; this is translated from the coding sequence TTGAATTTTTTAGCAGTATATATGCGTGAAATGGCACTTTTGCAAAAGAAGATGGGAAAATTAGGATATATTTTCTCAGCGGTAATGTTTCCGATAATCTATTTATTTGCCTTTGGCATGGGGATTGGGCCAGTGATGAATAATATCCATGGTGGTTATTTACCTTTTTTGGCAAAGGGAATGTTATCGATAACAGTCATGATGAATGCTTTTCAACAGACATCATTATCAGTGAGTGTGGGGAGATTTTATTTTAAAACATTCCAGACATTATTATTGAGTCCGATTTCGGCTTTTCAAGTTATATTAGGCATTACTTTGGCTGGAGTTACTCGTGGCTTTATAGCTGGAGGTATTATCTATATCATAGCTATGGTATTTTTTGATGTGCCGATGTTGAGCCTTTGGGGATTTTTAGGGATTTTATTATCTGCCTTTTGCTTTGGTATTTTAGGGATTGCCATAGGTCTTTGGATCAAAAATCCAGATGCGTTATCTTCAGTGATAAATTTTATAATTACACCAATGACTTTCTTTTGTGGTACATTTTTTCCGTTGTATAATTTGCCGGATTGGTTGCAGATTGTAGTGGGGATTTTGCCATTGACTTTAGCGAATAATTTATTGCGTACAGAAGTATTTAGTGTGTATAGTTTGTTAGATATGATTTATTTAATAATTATCACATTAATCTTGTTGGTAATTAGTAGATATCAATTAAAAAATTATAATGAATAA
- a CDS encoding ABC transporter ATP-binding protein — MQVLSLNKINKQIKDKIILKDISFTLEEGEILGLLGPNGAGKTSMMKIISGLSRANSGKLEILGIEADKERAKIKSQLGFVMQDNNMEREFSVKEALLYYARLYKMKNYKYEVEKIISQFEMNTWQDRKIEKLSGGMARKAMIARALLVKPKILLLDEPSVGLDPDVRYDIWQEIKKLKNMGISVIITTHYMEEAEYLCDKIAILKQGELLAIDEVEKIKQIMQKDENEDITLEKAFLRFIGKEAY, encoded by the coding sequence GTGCAGGTTTTAAGTTTAAATAAGATAAATAAACAAATTAAGGATAAAATTATTTTAAAAGATATAAGTTTCACACTTGAAGAAGGCGAGATATTGGGGCTTTTAGGCCCTAATGGTGCTGGTAAAACAAGTATGATGAAGATAATATCTGGTTTAAGTAGAGCAAATTCAGGTAAGCTTGAGATTTTAGGGATTGAGGCTGATAAAGAAAGAGCAAAGATAAAGTCTCAGCTAGGTTTTGTCATGCAGGATAATAATATGGAAAGAGAATTTTCCGTTAAAGAAGCTTTGCTATATTATGCTCGTTTGTATAAGATGAAAAATTATAAATATGAAGTGGAAAAAATAATATCTCAATTTGAGATGAATACTTGGCAAGATAGAAAGATTGAGAAATTATCTGGCGGTATGGCTAGAAAAGCAATGATTGCTAGAGCTTTATTAGTGAAACCTAAAATCTTATTATTAGATGAACCAAGTGTGGGATTAGATCCTGATGTGAGATATGATATTTGGCAAGAAATAAAAAAACTAAAAAATATGGGGATAAGTGTAATTATCACCACTCATTATATGGAAGAAGCTGAATATCTTTGTGATAAAATCGCTATTTTAAAACAAGGAGAATTATTGGCGATAGATGAAGTAGAAAAAATAAAGCAGATAATGCAAAAAGATGAAAATGAAGATATAACTTTAGAAAAAGCTTTTTTACGATTTATTGGTAAGGAGGCTTATTAA
- a CDS encoding ABC transporter ATP-binding protein, translating to MILQADKLTLQYGQKIIADKLNFKVDKSEIISIIGPNGSGKSTLLKSLGRLLKPTHGTVLLEGKDIQKMKPGDIARKMSILPQSSTAPMDMTVYDLVCYGRMPHQGLFSSPNKIDEEKIEEALTQTNTSHMRYRRLDTLSGGERQRAWLAMAIAQNPEILLLDEPTTYLDVKHQLDLMNLVYKLYETRRITVIMVLHDLNHAARYSHRLVAVKKGKIFAEGLVQDVFTEKILCDLYDVETSVMSLEQNGQKHLVCFPYDVKQGEKN from the coding sequence ATGATTTTACAAGCAGATAAACTTACATTGCAATATGGGCAAAAAATCATTGCTGATAAATTGAATTTCAAGGTAGATAAATCAGAGATAATAAGTATTATTGGCCCAAATGGTTCAGGAAAATCCACATTATTAAAATCTTTAGGTAGATTATTAAAGCCTACACATGGGACTGTTTTATTAGAAGGAAAAGACATTCAAAAAATGAAACCTGGTGATATAGCACGCAAGATGTCAATATTGCCACAATCTTCAACGGCTCCAATGGATATGACTGTTTATGATTTAGTCTGTTATGGTAGAATGCCACATCAAGGATTATTTTCTTCGCCGAATAAAATTGATGAAGAAAAAATCGAAGAAGCATTGACGCAGACAAATACATCACATATGCGATATCGAAGATTAGATACTTTATCTGGTGGTGAACGTCAAAGAGCATGGCTAGCAATGGCAATAGCTCAAAACCCAGAGATTTTATTATTAGATGAACCGACTACGTATTTAGATGTAAAACATCAATTGGATTTGATGAATTTAGTATATAAATTATATGAAACAAGAAGAATCACAGTGATTATGGTCTTGCATGATTTAAACCATGCTGCTAGATATAGTCATCGCTTAGTAGCGGTGAAAAAAGGCAAGATTTTTGCTGAAGGTTTGGTGCAAGATGTATTTACAGAAAAAATACTTTGTGATTTATATGATGTAGAAACGTCAGTCATGTCTTTAGAACAAAATGGACAAAAACATTTAGTTTGTTTCCCTTATGATGTAAAACAAGGGGAGAAAAATTAG
- a CDS encoding FecCD family ABC transporter permease, whose amino-acid sequence MAIASISEKIKDPRSKKRNLVMFLGLILLVAVLFISVIIGTANTSFSDLYNVFVGVQNTESYRILYHIRIPRVLTAMFAGINLAIAGCILQGVLKNPLADPGIIGVSAGAALAAMVVMIILPEYTNMVPIVAFVGAMIATLILFALAWEDGIQPLKLILAGVAVSAFFAGGMTCLMVFFSDKIQGTVNWMAGGFSGASWKHVTMILPYTIIGLVGVSISSKLLNALQLGDDVAKSLGTRVEATRFFLVTLAALLAASAVSVAGMLTFVGLIVPHMMRLVVGSDFNYLLPSSAIFGGILLIVADTVARTAFSPIEVPVGVFMSFIGAPFFLYLLKRGMQKR is encoded by the coding sequence ATGGCTATTGCTAGTATAAGTGAAAAGATAAAAGATCCTAGAAGTAAAAAACGCAATTTAGTGATGTTTTTGGGACTGATTTTGTTGGTAGCAGTTTTATTTATCAGCGTGATTATAGGTACAGCAAATACATCATTTAGCGATTTATATAATGTGTTTGTAGGTGTTCAAAATACAGAAAGCTATAGAATTTTATATCACATTCGCATTCCTAGAGTGCTTACAGCGATGTTTGCTGGTATAAATTTGGCTATTGCAGGCTGTATATTACAAGGTGTATTGAAAAATCCATTGGCAGATCCAGGTATTATTGGGGTATCAGCAGGGGCTGCTCTTGCTGCTATGGTAGTCATGATTATTTTACCTGAATATACGAATATGGTGCCAATCGTAGCTTTTGTAGGAGCGATGATAGCGACTTTAATTTTATTTGCATTGGCATGGGAAGATGGTATTCAGCCACTTAAATTGATTTTAGCTGGTGTGGCAGTTTCAGCATTTTTTGCTGGCGGTATGACATGTTTGATGGTATTTTTCTCCGATAAAATTCAAGGTACAGTGAATTGGATGGCAGGTGGTTTTTCAGGTGCTTCATGGAAGCATGTAACTATGATTTTGCCATATACTATCATTGGTTTAGTAGGTGTGAGTATCAGTAGTAAATTGTTAAACGCTTTGCAATTAGGTGATGATGTAGCAAAAAGTTTGGGAACACGAGTGGAAGCTACAAGATTTTTCCTCGTTACATTGGCGGCTTTATTAGCTGCTTCTGCTGTAAGTGTAGCAGGTATGCTCACATTTGTTGGTCTTATAGTGCCACATATGATGCGTTTAGTAGTGGGTTCTGATTTTAACTATTTATTGCCAAGTTCAGCTATTTTTGGTGGAATTTTACTGATTGTAGCAGATACAGTGGCAAGGACTGCTTTTAGTCCTATAGAGGTGCCTGTAGGTGTATTTATGTCATTTATTGGTGCACCATTTTTCCTTTATTTATTGAAAAGGGGAATGCAAAAAAGATGA
- a CDS encoding ABC transporter substrate-binding protein, which produces MSGYLRKVIFGIICLIAIGGLFLGFRSHEGDTNNISSTRVVTDSTGREVTIPTHPKRVVLLNASHLDLYYYAGGKETNTIVGKPTSEALSDEVKEGTKNIEQIGVIHNPSVETILKLQPDLVIGVNVPFHQQLIPTLEKANIPVLIKSLDTYEDVISTLGFYGELTGEEEIAQAKIKEIEADYEKAIARAENKTAPRSLIIWGTTDSFSMATSKSFTGDLLKRLGGNNIADNVDSVAKDSGYIPLGMEYIATQDPEAIFVVTHGDVDAVKNSIDENLGQNPLWQDISAVKNNRVYVLPYQLFAVNPGTNIAKAINILADDLYLQE; this is translated from the coding sequence ATGAGTGGCTATTTGAGAAAAGTAATCTTTGGCATTATTTGTTTGATAGCTATTGGCGGATTGTTTTTAGGCTTTCGCTCACATGAAGGAGATACAAATAATATCAGCTCAACAAGAGTCGTTACAGATAGCACAGGTAGAGAGGTAACAATACCAACACATCCTAAACGTGTAGTATTATTAAATGCTTCTCATTTAGATTTATATTATTATGCTGGTGGTAAAGAGACTAATACAATAGTGGGAAAACCTACTTCAGAAGCTTTGAGTGATGAAGTTAAAGAAGGAACAAAAAATATAGAGCAAATCGGTGTAATTCATAATCCTAGTGTAGAAACTATTTTGAAATTACAACCTGATTTAGTAATTGGTGTAAATGTACCTTTTCATCAGCAATTAATTCCTACTTTAGAGAAAGCTAATATTCCTGTGTTGATTAAATCTTTAGACACATATGAAGATGTGATATCCACTTTAGGTTTTTATGGAGAATTAACAGGAGAAGAAGAAATTGCTCAAGCAAAAATCAAAGAAATAGAAGCTGATTATGAAAAAGCGATTGCTAGAGCAGAAAATAAAACAGCTCCAAGAAGTTTGATAATTTGGGGAACGACAGATAGCTTTAGTATGGCAACAAGTAAATCATTTACAGGAGATTTATTAAAACGCTTAGGTGGTAATAATATAGCAGATAATGTGGATTCTGTAGCAAAAGATAGTGGCTATATCCCATTAGGAATGGAATATATTGCTACACAAGATCCAGAGGCGATATTTGTAGTAACTCATGGTGATGTGGACGCAGTAAAAAATAGTATAGATGAAAATTTAGGGCAAAATCCTTTGTGGCAAGATATATCTGCTGTGAAAAATAATAGAGTATATGTATTACCATATCAGTTATTTGCTGTAAATCCTGGTACTAATATAGCTAAAGCGATAAATATATTGGCAGATGATTTATATTTACAAGAATAA
- a CDS encoding energy transducer TonB: MKKHIWKKSFSISFVFHFIVVITIGAVVAGFHQEIQRPKEELITVNLADTPEQIAKVQEKSSFNSFSRDIENIFKHNSDNDNQNIRNKNNEVNQNKDIKQINNVENKQIEKDEISAEDGILPASNNITNTISEDDTQVISDGIGQGDGENFSGSENKNSGSGSGGTAEGMAGGNNGRASGGANVTEDRYSVASRFAQAVENHKSYPYAAVRLNQQGTVIINVTIDANGNLISAGVVSSVNGNLDKAALNAVYSACPFSHGLGESISMNVPVNFYLN, from the coding sequence ATGAAAAAGCATATTTGGAAAAAATCTTTTTCAATATCATTTGTTTTTCATTTTATAGTAGTCATAACTATTGGTGCTGTGGTAGCAGGCTTTCATCAGGAGATACAAAGACCAAAAGAAGAATTGATTACAGTCAATCTAGCGGACACACCAGAACAGATAGCAAAAGTTCAAGAAAAATCATCATTCAATTCATTTAGTAGAGATATAGAAAATATTTTTAAGCATAATAGTGATAATGATAATCAAAATATCAGGAATAAAAATAATGAAGTAAATCAAAATAAAGATATAAAACAAATAAATAATGTAGAAAATAAGCAGATTGAAAAAGATGAAATTAGTGCAGAAGATGGAATTTTACCAGCTTCCAATAATATAACAAATACAATATCAGAAGATGATACGCAAGTAATCAGTGACGGTATTGGTCAGGGAGATGGTGAGAATTTTTCTGGTAGCGAAAATAAAAACAGTGGCAGTGGAAGTGGTGGCACAGCAGAAGGCATGGCTGGTGGCAATAATGGAAGAGCTAGTGGCGGAGCAAATGTTACAGAAGATAGATATAGTGTAGCAAGTAGATTTGCTCAAGCTGTGGAAAATCATAAATCTTATCCGTATGCAGCTGTTAGATTAAATCAGCAAGGCACAGTAATTATTAATGTAACTATTGATGCAAATGGAAATTTAATCAGTGCAGGTGTAGTTTCTAGCGTTAATGGGAATTTAGATAAGGCTGCTTTAAATGCAGTATATAGTGCATGTCCATTTAGTCATGGTTTAGGTGAAAGTATTAGTATGAATGTTCCTGTTAATTTTTATTTGAATTGA
- a CDS encoding ExbD/TolR family protein: MNIRSNRVARPPRLMIIPMIDIIFFLMVFFLFSTLQMVYQKSMPVNLPVASSSHQEAPKPVAITLMKDGTISIGDTVVGIEEIKPRVEQLADKADTPVILRADENVEHGKVIKVMDEIKSAGVTKLSIATQEK; encoded by the coding sequence ATGAATATACGTAGTAATCGCGTGGCAAGACCACCACGATTGATGATTATACCGATGATAGATATTATATTTTTCTTGATGGTGTTTTTCTTATTTAGCACTTTGCAAATGGTTTATCAAAAATCTATGCCTGTGAATTTGCCAGTAGCATCTTCTAGTCATCAAGAAGCACCAAAGCCAGTGGCTATTACACTAATGAAAGATGGCACAATCAGTATAGGTGATACTGTGGTGGGCATTGAAGAAATAAAACCACGAGTGGAACAATTAGCTGATAAAGCAGATACTCCTGTGATTTTAAGAGCTGATGAGAATGTAGAACATGGAAAAGTAATCAAAGTGATGGATGAAATCAAGAGTGCAGGTGTAACCAAATTATCCATAGCTACTCAGGAGAAATAA
- a CDS encoding MotA/TolQ/ExbB proton channel family protein, producing MDFIISALELFHHGGWVMYPLLACSILVVAIGIERFIYYKRTCGDNKDMAQQILALAKERNWQETEKVCANNRCFVSDVLAIGLKYRECPMSMKESFEEYISVRANGLKRNLNYLDTIVTMAPLLGLLGTVVGMISSFKVLDVAGDNPALITGGVGEALIATATGLCVAVLALIVHSYFSNRLDSVLTDVENVCTVVISKARGK from the coding sequence TTGGATTTTATTATTAGTGCATTAGAATTATTTCATCATGGTGGTTGGGTGATGTATCCACTTTTAGCTTGTTCTATTTTAGTTGTTGCTATTGGTATTGAGCGTTTTATCTATTATAAGAGGACTTGTGGCGATAATAAAGATATGGCTCAACAAATTTTAGCTTTAGCTAAAGAGCGTAATTGGCAAGAAACAGAAAAAGTATGTGCTAATAATCGTTGCTTTGTCAGTGATGTATTGGCGATAGGTTTAAAATATCGTGAGTGTCCAATGTCAATGAAGGAAAGTTTTGAGGAATATATTTCTGTTAGAGCAAATGGGTTAAAACGAAATTTAAATTATTTAGATACTATTGTTACAATGGCTCCACTGTTAGGTTTATTAGGTACAGTGGTGGGGATGATTAGTTCTTTTAAAGTATTAGATGTTGCTGGTGATAATCCTGCATTAATCACTGGTGGTGTAGGTGAGGCGTTAATTGCGACAGCTACTGGTCTTTGTGTAGCCGTGCTAGCCTTGATTGTGCATAGCTATTTTAGTAATCGCTTAGATAGTGTTTTAACTGATGTAGAAAATGTTTGTACTGTAGTGATTAGTAAGGCAAGAGGTAAATAA